One window of Haemorhous mexicanus isolate bHaeMex1 chromosome 16, bHaeMex1.pri, whole genome shotgun sequence genomic DNA carries:
- the LOC132335056 gene encoding serine/threonine-protein kinase pim-1-like, which yields MPGRAMHPARPRPRAGLPRPRPRASRRGLASGRLWSYWRWRCWAGISAWGWGGIASLWLRLARARPRPRPRPRPQPLPEPAEDTGGSAAPAASAAACPARAPPLGSAAAGPEPPLSRCRERTPGDGRPGALEGRSGPVAGPGPSADSRVPPAGKAQQGLKEQYRLGSLLGRGGFGSVFAATRLSDGAPVAIKRVPRERVRHWGELPDGTSAPLEIVLLAKVSTGFPGVVQLLEWLELPNDVLMVLERPEWCQDLQHFIRARGFLPEEVARELFRQVLEAVRHCTSCGVLHRDIKPENILVYLATGQAKLIDFGCGTYLQDTAYTHFAGTRSYSPPEWTHFGWYYGRPATIWSLGILLHQMVCGEHPFRRGQNISWDHQLSLPQGLSQECQDLIRQCLSMLDLERPSLEELLCHPWMQDIHLH from the exons ATGCCCGGTCGGGCCATGCAcccggcccgcccccggccccgggcggggctgccccgtcCCCGGCCCCGGGCGTCCCGCCGCGGTCTCGCCTCCGGCCGGCTCTGGTCGTACTGGcggtggcgctgctgggcgggcatcagtgcctggggctggggcggcatcgcctccctttggctccgcctggcccgagcccggccccggccccggccccggccccggccccagcccctcccggAGCCCGCGGAGGACACAGGCGGCTCGGCCGCTCCCGCTGCCTCCGCTGCCGCTtgcccggcccgagctccgccgctcggcagcgcggccgccggccccgagccgccgctgtcccgctgcagggagcgaacgcctggggatggccgGCCCGGGGCGCTTGAGGGGCGCTCGGGGCCCGTTGCCggccccgggccgagcgctgacagccgcgtcccgccggcagggaaggcgcagcagggcctgaaggagcagtaccggctgggctcgctgctggggcgcggcggcttcggcagcgtcttcgcggccacgcggctctcggacggtgccccg gtggccatcaaaagggTGCCACGGGAGCGCGTCCGGCActggggcgagctg cccgacggcaccagcgcacccctggagatcgtgctgctggccaaggtgtccactggcttccctggtgtggtccagctgctggagtggcttgaGCTCCCCAACGACGTcttgatggtgctggagcgCCCGGAGTGgtgtcaggacctgcagcatttcattcgGGCACGGGGCTTCCTGCCCGAGGAGGTGGCGCGGGAgctgttccgccaggtgctggaggccgtgcggcactgcaccagctgcggggtcctgcacagggacatcaaaccagagaacatcctggtgtacctggccaccgggcaggccaaattgattgactttggctgtggcacctacctgcaggacacagcctacactcactttgcag gaacacGGTCATACAGCCCCCCGGAATGGACCCACTTTGGCTGGTACTATGGCAGGCCAGctaccatctggtccctgggcatcctgctgcaccagatggtctgtggggagcaccctttcaggaggggccagaacatcagctgggaccatcagctctcgctgccacaagggctctctcaag AGTGCCAAGATCTGATCAGGCAGTGTTTATCCATGCTGGACTTGGAAAGGCCCTCattagaagagctgctctgtcatccttggatgcaggatattcatctgcactag
- the NOP10 gene encoding H/ACA ribonucleoprotein complex subunit 3 codes for MFLQCYENERGERVYTLKKVSPGGIPTRSAHPARFSPDDKFSRHRLALKRRFGVLPTQRGRPLL; via the exons ATGTTCCTGCAGTGCTACGAGAACGAGCGCGGGGAACGCGTTTACACCCTGAAG AAGGTGTCCCCGGGCGGGATCCCCACACGCTCGGCTCACCCCGCCCGCTTCTCCCCCGATGACAAATTCTCCCGGCACCGCCTGGCCCTGAAACGGCGCTTCGGGGTCCTGCCCACCCAGCGGGGCCGGCCCCTGCTCTGA